In a single window of the Limnochorda sp. L945t genome:
- a CDS encoding metal ABC transporter permease, which produces MWHWLADPLQYGFMQTALMAALILGVTSGLTSTFTVVRGMAFFADALAHAVLPGVALAFVWWGASGASLFWGALAAALLASWAVYGIARESRVREETAIGIVMAAALALGVAIISTQRTYAVDLSHVLFGDILGVGPEDLVRTAVLGAATLAVTVALWRPFSIVSFDPVLGATIGLRVGALQCGLLALIAVTTVLALQTVGVTMSLAILVIPGATARLLTSRLTPMALASVAIGIGASVVGLYASYYLSIPSGPAIVLAHTAIFAAARAATSLRPGGVRAAAGP; this is translated from the coding sequence ATGTGGCACTGGCTGGCCGACCCGTTGCAGTACGGCTTCATGCAGACGGCCCTGATGGCTGCCTTGATCCTGGGCGTAACGAGCGGGCTCACGAGCACGTTCACGGTGGTACGGGGGATGGCCTTCTTCGCGGACGCGCTGGCGCACGCGGTGCTGCCGGGGGTGGCGCTGGCGTTCGTGTGGTGGGGGGCGAGCGGGGCATCGCTTTTCTGGGGAGCACTGGCGGCAGCCCTCCTGGCGTCGTGGGCAGTGTACGGCATCGCCCGGGAAAGCCGCGTCCGGGAAGAGACCGCCATCGGCATCGTCATGGCGGCGGCCCTCGCGCTGGGGGTGGCCATCATCTCCACGCAGAGGACGTATGCGGTGGACCTCTCCCACGTCCTTTTCGGCGACATCCTGGGGGTGGGGCCCGAAGACCTGGTGCGCACGGCCGTGCTCGGCGCGGCCACCCTTGCGGTCACGGTGGCGCTGTGGCGGCCGTTCTCCATCGTCTCCTTCGACCCGGTGCTGGGAGCGACCATCGGGCTCAGGGTCGGGGCTTTGCAGTGCGGGCTGCTCGCCCTCATCGCCGTCACCACCGTGCTGGCACTGCAGACGGTGGGCGTCACCATGAGCCTGGCCATCCTGGTCATCCCGGGCGCGACCGCGAGACTGCTGACAAGCCGGCTCACTCCCATGGCGCTGGCGTCCGTCGCGATCGGCATCGGGGCGTCCGTCGTGGGCCTGTACGCCTCCTACTACCTCTCGATCCCGTCGGGGCCGGCCATCGTCCTGGCCCACACGGCCATCTTCGCAGCCGCGCGGGCGGCAACTTCGTTGCGGCCCGGCGGAGTCCGGGCAGCCGCCGGGCCGTAG
- a CDS encoding metal ABC transporter ATP-binding protein, with protein MVAERQVAVLPDGEVAGPAPAPGGSARPLLEVAGLRAGYGTRVVLHDVSFTVEAGQRVAVVGPNGAGKSTLFKCVAGVLRPLAGAVRVQGGPVAYAPQREAVNWHFPATVWDVVMMARYPYYGLWRRPRPEDREAVAEALEQVGMAGLARSPIQDLSGGQQQRVFLARALAQRARLVVLDEPFNAVEEGAQAAVIEALSRLRERGVALLVSTHDLDFVAGSDWFDRVMVLNGRILAFGPPQQVCGRPSATGSPSMVRWAQPARWAAWASSAPSESRDGGTA; from the coding sequence ATGGTCGCTGAGCGGCAAGTAGCCGTGCTGCCGGACGGAGAGGTGGCCGGCCCTGCGCCCGCGCCGGGGGGGTCGGCCCGGCCACTCCTGGAGGTCGCGGGGCTTCGGGCCGGATACGGCACCCGGGTCGTGCTCCATGACGTGAGCTTCACGGTAGAGGCCGGCCAGCGGGTGGCCGTGGTGGGGCCCAACGGGGCCGGCAAGTCGACGCTCTTCAAGTGCGTCGCGGGCGTCCTGCGCCCGCTCGCCGGGGCCGTGCGGGTACAGGGCGGCCCGGTCGCGTACGCCCCGCAGCGGGAGGCCGTCAACTGGCATTTCCCCGCCACCGTTTGGGACGTGGTCATGATGGCCCGCTACCCGTACTACGGGCTGTGGCGCCGCCCCCGCCCCGAAGACCGCGAAGCCGTGGCCGAAGCGCTCGAGCAGGTCGGCATGGCCGGCCTCGCCCGCTCCCCCATCCAGGACCTTTCGGGCGGCCAGCAGCAGCGGGTCTTCCTGGCCCGGGCGCTGGCGCAGCGGGCGCGCCTGGTGGTGCTCGACGAGCCGTTCAACGCCGTCGAAGAAGGAGCGCAAGCCGCGGTCATCGAGGCGCTGTCGAGGCTGCGCGAGCGCGGCGTCGCGCTGCTGGTCTCGACCCACGACCTGGACTTCGTGGCAGGGAGCGACTGGTTCGACCGGGTGATGGTGCTCAACGGGCGCATCCTCGCCTTCGGCCCGCCGCAACAGGTCTGCGGCCGGCCTTCCGCCACGGGCAGCCCGTCCATGGTGCGGTGGGCCCAACCGGCTCGCTGGGCCGCGTGGGCCTCGTCGGCTCCGTCCGAAAGCCGCGACGGGGGTACGGCCTGA
- a CDS encoding metal ABC transporter substrate-binding protein has product MNEGKRIDGHRVTASFVIRCLIIAFAGVMLMAGAIPGTFAGQQTGPVPATAAAPGGASAPAGEVARSPSGSQGLIVASTSITADLARQVAGDRWEVVSLMPLGADPHAFEPTPQDARLLARARLVVLVGAGLEPPAVTRLVRSAAVQAQVIELAPQLAVRSEGVSAHEGSSSQDESPSEHEPGTHAHEASHGDLDPHVWTSVPNAMRMVQQITSALERLDPAGKASIAARAERYLAQLRELDAWVRRQVDRVPRERRVLVTNHETLNYFAREYGFTVVGAVIPSVSTLAEPTAAETAKLLDAIRRANVPAIFVEATVSPVLARRLAQETGVRVVALYSDSLGPAGSGADSYVGYMRTNVTRIVEAMSDGR; this is encoded by the coding sequence ATGAACGAGGGCAAGCGAATCGACGGGCACAGGGTAACGGCGAGTTTTGTGATACGGTGTCTCATCATCGCCTTCGCGGGCGTCATGCTCATGGCAGGTGCCATCCCGGGCACGTTCGCCGGACAGCAAACCGGGCCGGTGCCGGCCACCGCAGCCGCGCCCGGCGGCGCGAGCGCTCCCGCCGGGGAGGTCGCCCGCTCGCCGTCGGGCTCGCAGGGGCTCATCGTGGCCAGCACCAGCATCACCGCAGACCTGGCTCGGCAGGTCGCCGGCGACCGGTGGGAGGTCGTCTCCCTCATGCCCCTCGGGGCCGACCCTCACGCGTTCGAGCCCACTCCCCAGGACGCCCGCCTGCTGGCGCGGGCCCGGCTCGTCGTGTTGGTCGGCGCCGGCCTCGAGCCGCCGGCCGTCACCCGCCTCGTTCGCTCGGCGGCTGTGCAGGCCCAGGTGATCGAGCTGGCGCCTCAGCTCGCGGTACGCTCGGAGGGCGTCTCGGCGCACGAAGGCAGCTCCTCGCAGGATGAGAGCCCGTCGGAGCATGAGCCCGGCACGCACGCGCACGAGGCGTCGCACGGCGACCTCGACCCCCATGTGTGGACGAGCGTGCCCAACGCGATGCGTATGGTGCAGCAGATTACCTCGGCCCTCGAGCGCCTCGACCCGGCAGGGAAGGCCTCCATCGCGGCGCGCGCCGAGCGCTACCTCGCCCAGCTGCGGGAGCTCGACGCGTGGGTGCGCCGGCAGGTGGACCGCGTTCCGAGAGAGCGCCGTGTGCTCGTCACCAATCACGAGACGCTCAACTACTTCGCTCGAGAGTATGGATTCACCGTGGTGGGGGCCGTCATCCCGTCGGTGAGCACGCTCGCCGAGCCGACGGCGGCCGAGACGGCGAAGCTGCTGGACGCCATCCGGCGAGCCAACGTGCCCGCCATCTTCGTGGAGGCAACGGTCTCGCCGGTGCTCGCCCGGCGGCTTGCCCAGGAGACAGGAGTGAGGGTCGTGGCCCTTTACTCGGATTCCCTGGGCCCCGCCGGATCCGGTGCCGACAGCTACGTCGGCTATATGCGCACCAACGTGACCCGCATCGTGGAGGCGATGTCCGATGGTCGCTGA
- a CDS encoding Fur family transcriptional regulator — protein sequence MAHDGKAHEQTVSSMLQALKAAGYRVTAARRAVVEAMQSSGHRSAREVVEEVRRRHPGVGRASVYRTLAILSKVCAVQPSLLGTTRAHYSAADQGSHHHFICNRCHRVIEFDECTAAGMVGDIEQRLGVRIQGHLLEFYGLCRSCLAAM from the coding sequence ATGGCCCATGACGGAAAGGCTCACGAGCAGACCGTCTCCAGCATGCTGCAGGCGCTCAAGGCGGCCGGGTACCGGGTCACGGCGGCCCGGAGGGCCGTGGTCGAGGCGATGCAGTCGTCGGGGCACCGCAGCGCCAGGGAAGTGGTCGAGGAGGTGCGGCGCCGGCATCCCGGTGTCGGCAGGGCCTCGGTCTACCGGACGCTCGCCATCCTCAGCAAGGTATGCGCAGTGCAGCCGTCGCTCCTGGGCACCACCCGGGCCCACTACAGCGCGGCCGACCAGGGGAGCCACCACCACTTCATCTGCAACAGGTGCCACCGGGTCATCGAGTTCGACGAGTGTACGGCGGCGGGTATGGTCGGCGACATCGAGCAGCGCCTCGGCGTCCGCATCCAGGGGCACTTGCTGGAGTTTTACGGATTGTGCCGTTCGTGCCTGGCCGCCATGTGA
- a CDS encoding ABC transporter permease translates to MRTAELLREAWHSVKSGGMRSFLSALGIVIGVAAVITLVSVGEGARLRITAQLTELGSNLVTVSPAFRVGSGGRVSAEATQDLTVDVAASLRENVPAVADVTPVVQTRATVVAGASNLNVSVMGVDAYYDSILNYHPLVGRFIQERDGQARSMAVVLGYQVATQLFGSEVPVGLPVMLVFGGRSVPGVVVGVMEPRGSAFFSNFDNQVYVPIESMVARGIVRDRVGQYLARVRDGVSVEEGIAQIEFFFARKLGGEGLVNVTSQQAILSAVNQATGTMTLLLSAIAGVALVVGGIGIMNVMLVAVAERTREIGVRLAIGARRRDIARQFLAESGALSLIGGVVGLLVGWFGAWVLSGALSFPFVVSVQSVIVAIGFSTAVGMIFGLYPARRASRLDPVEALRYE, encoded by the coding sequence GTGAGAACGGCGGAACTGTTGCGAGAGGCATGGCACAGCGTGAAGAGCGGCGGGATGCGGTCGTTCTTGTCGGCGCTGGGCATCGTGATCGGTGTCGCGGCGGTCATTACCCTCGTGTCCGTGGGAGAAGGGGCACGCCTGCGCATCACGGCGCAGCTCACGGAGCTGGGCTCCAATCTGGTGACGGTGTCCCCGGCATTTCGGGTTGGGTCGGGCGGCCGGGTGTCGGCGGAGGCGACGCAGGACTTGACCGTCGACGTGGCGGCGTCCTTGCGCGAAAACGTACCGGCGGTGGCCGACGTGACGCCGGTCGTGCAGACCCGGGCCACGGTGGTGGCCGGCGCCTCCAACTTGAACGTATCCGTCATGGGCGTGGACGCCTATTACGACTCCATCCTCAACTACCACCCTCTGGTCGGGAGGTTCATCCAGGAGCGGGACGGCCAGGCTCGAAGCATGGCGGTGGTGCTCGGGTACCAGGTGGCGACCCAGCTCTTCGGCTCCGAGGTGCCCGTGGGGTTGCCGGTGATGCTGGTGTTCGGGGGGCGCAGCGTGCCGGGCGTGGTGGTCGGGGTCATGGAGCCGAGAGGCAGCGCCTTCTTCTCCAACTTCGACAACCAGGTGTACGTGCCCATCGAGTCCATGGTGGCCCGGGGCATCGTGCGGGACCGCGTCGGGCAGTACCTTGCTCGCGTGCGGGACGGCGTTTCGGTGGAGGAAGGCATCGCGCAGATCGAGTTCTTCTTCGCCCGCAAGCTCGGAGGCGAGGGCCTGGTCAACGTGACGAGCCAGCAGGCCATCCTGTCGGCGGTCAACCAGGCAACGGGCACGATGACGCTGCTGCTGTCGGCCATCGCAGGGGTGGCGCTGGTCGTCGGCGGCATCGGCATCATGAACGTCATGCTCGTGGCGGTGGCCGAGCGCACGCGGGAGATCGGCGTGAGGCTCGCCATCGGGGCGAGGCGGCGGGACATCGCACGACAGTTTCTGGCAGAGTCCGGCGCGCTCAGCCTGATCGGCGGCGTCGTGGGGCTGTTGGTCGGGTGGTTCGGGGCGTGGGTGCTGTCCGGGGCGTTGAGCTTCCCCTTCGTGGTGTCGGTGCAATCGGTGATCGTGGCGATCGGCTTTTCGACGGCGGTCGGTATGATCTTCGGGCTGTATCCGGCACGACGGGCATCCCGGCTCGACCCGGTCGAGGCGCTGCGGTACGAGTGA
- a CDS encoding ABC transporter ATP-binding protein → MSSFVFQLVDVTKTYGRGESAVQALRGVSLTIGPGEFVAVTGRSGSGKSTLLHLMGCLDRPTAGHLFLEGQDVARLSEPELARIRNRRIGFVFQQFHLMARDTVLRNVEWPLIYAGVGARERRARALAVLERLGMQHRLRHLPSQLSGGERQRVAIARALVSDPAVILADEPTGNLDSANGAQILSILEDLNRDGRTVVIITHDPGVARRTRRILHMQDGTIIADGPSVPEVAASEVAAPGAATPRNEGVTRP, encoded by the coding sequence ATGAGCTCCTTCGTCTTTCAGCTGGTGGACGTGACCAAGACCTACGGCCGCGGGGAGAGCGCCGTGCAGGCCCTGCGCGGGGTGAGCCTGACCATCGGGCCGGGGGAGTTCGTCGCGGTGACGGGGCGCTCCGGCTCGGGCAAGTCGACGCTGTTGCACCTCATGGGGTGCCTCGACCGCCCGACGGCGGGCCATCTGTTCCTCGAAGGGCAGGACGTGGCCCGTCTGAGCGAACCCGAACTCGCCCGCATCCGTAACCGGCGCATCGGTTTCGTCTTCCAGCAGTTTCACCTGATGGCCCGCGACACGGTGCTGCGTAACGTCGAGTGGCCGCTCATCTACGCCGGGGTGGGCGCCCGGGAGCGGCGGGCGCGAGCCCTGGCCGTGCTGGAACGGCTCGGCATGCAGCATCGCCTCCGCCACCTTCCGTCGCAGCTCTCCGGCGGCGAACGGCAGCGAGTGGCCATCGCCCGGGCGCTGGTCTCCGATCCGGCCGTGATCCTGGCCGACGAACCGACCGGCAACCTCGATTCGGCCAATGGCGCCCAGATCCTGTCCATCCTCGAGGATCTCAACCGGGACGGGCGGACGGTGGTCATCATCACCCACGACCCGGGGGTCGCCCGGCGGACCCGGCGCATCCTGCACATGCAGGACGGCACGATCATTGCCGACGGGCCGTCGGTGCCGGAGGTGGCTGCGTCCGAGGTGGCTGCGCCAGGGGCGGCGACCCCGAGGAACGAGGGGGTGACTCGCCCGTGA
- a CDS encoding efflux RND transporter periplasmic adaptor subunit, with the protein MRWNKRHALIGGLLVVVVAGAGLVAAGVFGAAPWQRPASGSNAFQERAPSRDGASPGRGAPALSTALEAEGRTLMRLSQQAGVRAVPVRRMDIQRHVEATGTLAAAREQSLSFGIAGRVATVPVEEGATVKAGTVLATLRDDDQQLAYTKARNEYETARLEQGPAQVEEKRLALEKARRDLEATRLVAPFDGVVARLGVRPGDQVNAAQEVAWLVDMGSLEAHVAVDEVDLAYVKPGQAVTVTVKTYPDLAIPGHVDRIAAAGRAQGDVVLFDVVVKLDRGDPRLRPGMSATALVEVQNARNVLAVPEEAVAEVNGETLVSRVVGDSLQPVRVELGVSDGSFVEVRSGLQEGDLVLATNYAVYRRLTGGQEAGAAGRQSSNPFFFRLSPGQTQGQRIRTEAPSRGDNRSR; encoded by the coding sequence GTGCGATGGAACAAGCGCCACGCCTTGATCGGCGGGCTTCTCGTCGTAGTGGTGGCAGGCGCCGGCCTCGTAGCGGCAGGGGTGTTCGGGGCAGCGCCCTGGCAGCGACCTGCCTCCGGGAGCAATGCGTTCCAGGAGCGGGCGCCGTCCCGCGATGGAGCCTCGCCTGGGCGGGGCGCGCCTGCCCTCAGTACCGCGCTCGAGGCCGAAGGGCGCACGCTGATGCGGCTTTCCCAACAGGCCGGCGTCAGGGCTGTGCCCGTGCGCCGCATGGACATCCAGCGCCACGTCGAGGCCACGGGGACCCTGGCGGCAGCCCGTGAACAAAGCCTCTCCTTCGGCATCGCCGGCCGGGTCGCCACGGTGCCCGTCGAAGAGGGGGCCACCGTCAAAGCCGGCACCGTGCTCGCCACCCTGCGGGACGACGACCAGCAGCTCGCCTACACCAAGGCGCGCAACGAGTACGAAACCGCCCGACTCGAACAGGGGCCGGCCCAGGTCGAGGAGAAGCGCCTCGCCCTCGAAAAGGCGCGCCGTGACCTCGAGGCGACGCGCCTGGTGGCGCCGTTCGACGGCGTCGTCGCCCGCCTCGGCGTTCGACCCGGGGATCAGGTCAACGCCGCGCAAGAGGTGGCCTGGCTGGTCGACATGGGTTCGCTCGAAGCCCACGTGGCCGTCGACGAGGTGGACCTGGCGTACGTCAAGCCGGGGCAGGCCGTCACCGTCACGGTGAAGACCTATCCCGACCTGGCCATCCCCGGGCACGTCGACCGCATCGCCGCCGCAGGGCGGGCGCAGGGCGACGTGGTGTTGTTCGACGTGGTGGTGAAGCTCGACCGGGGTGACCCCCGGCTGCGACCCGGCATGTCGGCCACGGCCCTGGTCGAGGTGCAAAACGCCCGCAACGTCCTGGCCGTCCCCGAAGAGGCGGTGGCCGAGGTCAACGGCGAGACGCTGGTCAGCCGGGTCGTCGGTGACTCCCTCCAGCCGGTGAGGGTAGAGCTCGGCGTGAGCGACGGCAGCTTCGTCGAGGTGCGCAGCGGGCTTCAGGAGGGTGACCTGGTGCTCGCCACCAACTACGCGGTCTACCGGCGGCTCACGGGCGGCCAGGAAGCGGGGGCGGCGGGTCGCCAGAGCAGCAACCCATTCTTCTTCCGGTTGTCGCCGGGCCAGACGCAGGGGCAACGGATCCGCACCGAAGCCCCGTCCCGAGGGGATAACCGGTCCCGATGA
- a CDS encoding TolC family protein has product MNDRRSGPGTRLPAVRLVAALLMMAGALTAAGGAARAAAPVAAQGPASPVSLEEAVAAYVEGDAAVRKARTDYETARINYQKATGVAAAPRFDVSGSAEWGVPPGGNLGGSEGATAGDLTLQWSPVDPLALSGTVHVANRQEPPKGTTPATSSTQAEKSIASFQATWTLWPPPGASDRSLQALSASVTLQDATSALREAESAAAARARLLYVQVQAAAARVSVRQSALRSAEEALDRARARQAAGLAGPDVVAQARQAAQQAAAALQKEVASLASLEQSLGFPASRLPALSTGDALVAAARQAAAAALSPAGFPGGQFPVGPPDGRGLATSVRPLPDGLVVAALRRAPEVTLAKARLDLAVRQQRAVEARWGTVSLSGGVRAPIETSSGGSSLIGEGTWFAGVAAGLSLLDGGARRLDVEKARQAVDDARAALADAERTVANDVASRWQSVASAALNLHAALASMDQAELAWRTAQARARGGAASQTEVDEARRTLDLAALDVIEGAATLRHETEQFVARLQGVAGGIAAGNDGASAAGN; this is encoded by the coding sequence ATGAACGACCGCCGTAGTGGGCCGGGCACACGGCTTCCGGCCGTGCGGCTCGTGGCCGCGCTGCTCATGATGGCGGGGGCCCTGACAGCAGCAGGGGGAGCCGCACGGGCGGCGGCGCCTGTCGCCGCGCAGGGCCCCGCCTCCCCCGTCTCCCTCGAAGAGGCCGTCGCCGCCTACGTCGAGGGGGACGCGGCCGTGCGCAAGGCCCGCACCGATTACGAGACGGCCCGGATCAACTATCAGAAGGCGACCGGAGTGGCGGCTGCCCCCCGGTTCGACGTCTCCGGATCGGCCGAGTGGGGAGTGCCCCCGGGCGGCAATCTCGGCGGCTCGGAGGGCGCGACAGCCGGAGACCTCACACTGCAGTGGTCACCCGTCGACCCTCTGGCGCTGTCCGGCACCGTACACGTCGCCAACCGGCAGGAACCCCCGAAGGGCACCACGCCGGCGACATCATCCACGCAGGCGGAGAAGAGCATCGCGTCTTTCCAGGCGACCTGGACGCTCTGGCCGCCGCCCGGCGCTTCGGACCGCTCTCTCCAGGCTCTGAGCGCTTCGGTGACCCTGCAGGACGCGACGTCCGCGCTCCGGGAGGCAGAGAGTGCGGCAGCGGCCAGGGCACGCCTGCTCTACGTGCAGGTCCAGGCGGCCGCAGCCCGGGTCTCCGTCCGTCAAAGCGCTCTGAGGTCGGCCGAAGAGGCCCTGGATCGGGCCAGGGCCCGGCAGGCAGCCGGCCTGGCAGGGCCAGACGTGGTCGCGCAGGCTCGCCAGGCTGCCCAGCAGGCTGCGGCAGCGCTCCAGAAAGAGGTCGCATCCCTCGCCTCGCTGGAGCAGTCCCTGGGCTTCCCCGCCTCCCGGCTACCGGCGCTCTCCACCGGTGACGCTCTGGTCGCGGCCGCCCGGCAGGCAGCTGCCGCAGCGCTCTCGCCCGCCGGCTTCCCGGGCGGGCAGTTTCCGGTCGGCCCGCCCGACGGGCGCGGGCTTGCAACTTCCGTTCGGCCCCTGCCTGACGGGCTCGTCGTTGCCGCCCTGCGCCGGGCGCCGGAGGTTACGCTGGCGAAGGCCCGTCTCGATCTTGCGGTCCGCCAGCAGCGGGCCGTCGAGGCCAGGTGGGGCACCGTGAGCCTCTCCGGCGGCGTCCGGGCCCCCATCGAGACTTCGTCCGGCGGCTCGAGCCTGATTGGTGAGGGCACGTGGTTCGCCGGGGTCGCGGCCGGGCTTTCCCTGCTCGACGGCGGAGCGCGGCGCCTCGACGTCGAAAAGGCACGGCAAGCCGTCGACGACGCCCGGGCCGCCCTTGCCGATGCCGAGCGAACGGTGGCCAACGACGTGGCCAGCCGGTGGCAGTCCGTGGCGAGTGCAGCCCTCAACCTGCACGCTGCCCTTGCGTCCATGGATCAAGCAGAACTCGCGTGGCGGACGGCCCAGGCCCGGGCCCGGGGAGGCGCTGCCTCGCAAACGGAGGTGGACGAAGCCCGGCGCACGCTCGATCTGGCGGCCCTGGATGTCATCGAGGGGGCCGCTACGCTGCGGCACGAGACCGAGCAGTTCGTCGCCCGGCTCCAGGGGGTCGCGGGTGGGATCGCGGCCGGGAATGACGGCGCATCTGCCGCCGGCAACTAA